GCCGACTAATCTGCCTTTCGTGTTACGGGATAATCTCGCAGCTGTTGAACTTTTTGTGGTCGAAGTCGGAGAGGGTGATGTGCCCTGCACGGATCAGGCGCCGCACCTCCGGGAGCGCCCCGGTGAGGGCATCGTGCAGGTTCTGCACGGTTCCGCAGACAGCGTCTCTCCCTTCTTTCGGCCATGGCCGGGTGATATTCGAGTACAGGCAGCGGCCGCCGCAGAAGTCCCGGATTGAGCAGTCCGTGCATGCGCCGGTGACCGGGACTTTTCCGAGCGTGGCGGGGTCGGCGGTCGCGATATGTCCGAGGTAATGCTCCCGCATCCCGACCATGATCGGGCAGGGGGCGATGCTGCCGTCGGTCATGATGCTGTAGTTCCCGTGGCCGCATCCGCACCGGAGGGGGCTCGGTCGATCGAGAAGCAGATCCTGCATCGTATCAAGGAAAGGATACCACCGCATCACCCTCCCTTCGTCCCGCATGACCCCCACCCATCTTTTGACGAGTGACTGCACGCCGGGGTTGTAGTTCGTCTCCGCCCAGGTGGAGAAGTCCCGGAGGTGGTAATCATTCCAGAAGTTCGCATCTATCTGCCAGTGGATAGAGGAAAAGGAGAAGTATTCGTTATCTGCCAGGTACCGGACGGCCGTATCGATATCGGTCTCCTCCGTCACGGTCATCCGGGCTACCGCCTCCCCTGAAAAACCGTTCTCGACGAGGCGGCGAAGGTTCCCCGTAACCCGTGCAAAGACTCCCTCTCCCCGGTTTGCGTCTGTAATTGCAGGCGGTCCGTCGATGGAGGCGAGGATGGTTTCAAACCGGCCGGCCAACTCCGGTTCGACCCGGTCAAGGAGCAGACCGTTTGTGTGGAGCAGGAACGATGCCACAGGTGCATGCCGTACAATCTCCCTGATGAGATCGAGCCGGAGCAGGGGTTCGCCGCCGTAGAAGGTCACAGCAGCATCCTGGTCTTTCCGGAGGAAGTCGTACAGCTGTTCGAGATCGATCGCAAGGTCTACCGGGAGATCGTCGTCTACCGGAGTCCCTGTGGTCTCCGGCATCTCGATGGAGAATAATTTTCCCCGGCAGTAGGTACAGCAGAGGTTGCACTCGTCGGTGAGGATGAGATGATAGTACACGGAAGATCGTGCATACAGGTTTGTGAACCGATAAGAAAAAGGTAGAGTTCC
This sequence is a window from Methanoculleus taiwanensis. Protein-coding genes within it:
- a CDS encoding TIGR04084 family radical SAM/SPASM domain-containing protein, which gives rise to MYYHLILTDECNLCCTYCRGKLFSIEMPETTGTPVDDDLPVDLAIDLEQLYDFLRKDQDAAVTFYGGEPLLRLDLIREIVRHAPVASFLLHTNGLLLDRVEPELAGRFETILASIDGPPAITDANRGEGVFARVTGNLRRLVENGFSGEAVARMTVTEETDIDTAVRYLADNEYFSFSSIHWQIDANFWNDYHLRDFSTWAETNYNPGVQSLVKRWVGVMRDEGRVMRWYPFLDTMQDLLLDRPSPLRCGCGHGNYSIMTDGSIAPCPIMVGMREHYLGHIATADPATLGKVPVTGACTDCSIRDFCGGRCLYSNITRPWPKEGRDAVCGTVQNLHDALTGALPEVRRLIRAGHITLSDFDHKKFNSCEIIP